From the genome of Acidobacteriota bacterium, one region includes:
- a CDS encoding DUF2723 domain-containing protein, producing the protein MERGDESHRKAPGSTSGGVWQTKPYLVVLAVAAVYLVFPSSRFNADGLHYNLLGFMSVHDPGVLLRDEAVPAHLLWHLLTSAILAVVRPGTPEASLYVLRLVNILLALGAIAIFARLVRSIAGASAAMWATLVLAFSQACLENFLSVEVYALNTLVLVALYAAARRVLVKAPAEQGGRDLLAISLLCALAVLTHLANIVLVPAVGVAFLMRDRRRGVWHGLLFGVGVGGVLVAAISGIAMARSIDLPAAFAYFFNYSGKTGTYLTPDRLGNLSAATRSLGAAVLGRFGVWGAIPAAIFLVHAVRHRRRLVGDLFIGLLLACVAIAGAFLSQWDPENTEHKIALILPLLLLVASIHARIGAPLGKWARAGAAAFAIIVVVAGFVDGILPFTRLEEDPLFTLSSQIHDRTTSPDVLVVGLASASTGHAVTLESMTFFGQRVAVLSREDAEFDGRLRDYQTRGFAIVSYASGRVGELEVRRP; encoded by the coding sequence GTGGAGCGCGGCGACGAGTCGCATCGGAAGGCCCCCGGGTCGACGAGCGGGGGAGTATGGCAGACGAAGCCGTACCTCGTCGTCCTCGCGGTCGCCGCCGTCTACCTCGTCTTCCCCTCGAGCCGCTTCAACGCCGACGGGCTCCACTACAACCTTCTCGGCTTCATGTCGGTCCACGATCCGGGCGTCCTGCTGCGCGACGAGGCGGTCCCCGCGCACCTCCTCTGGCACCTCCTGACGTCGGCGATCCTCGCCGTGGTCCGCCCCGGGACGCCGGAGGCGTCGCTGTACGTCCTCCGCCTCGTGAACATCCTTCTCGCCCTCGGCGCGATCGCGATCTTCGCGCGGCTCGTCCGATCGATCGCGGGCGCGTCGGCGGCGATGTGGGCGACGCTCGTCCTCGCGTTCAGCCAGGCGTGCCTCGAGAACTTTCTGTCGGTTGAGGTCTACGCGCTCAACACGCTCGTCCTCGTCGCGCTCTACGCCGCGGCCCGGCGCGTCCTCGTCAAGGCGCCCGCGGAGCAGGGAGGGCGCGATCTCCTCGCCATCTCCCTTCTCTGCGCGCTGGCGGTCCTGACGCACCTCGCGAACATCGTCCTGGTCCCGGCCGTCGGCGTCGCGTTTTTGATGCGCGATCGGCGGCGGGGGGTGTGGCACGGGTTGCTCTTCGGGGTGGGGGTGGGTGGCGTGCTCGTCGCGGCGATCTCGGGGATCGCGATGGCGCGCTCGATCGATCTGCCGGCCGCCTTCGCATACTTCTTCAACTACTCAGGGAAGACGGGGACGTACCTGACCCCCGATCGCCTCGGAAACCTTTCCGCGGCGACGCGGAGCCTGGGCGCGGCGGTCCTCGGGCGTTTCGGGGTGTGGGGCGCGATCCCCGCGGCGATCTTCCTCGTGCACGCGGTGAGGCACCGTCGGCGCCTCGTCGGCGATCTCTTCATCGGATTGCTCCTCGCGTGCGTCGCGATCGCGGGCGCCTTCCTCAGCCAGTGGGATCCGGAGAACACCGAGCACAAGATCGCGCTCATCCTTCCGCTTCTGCTCCTCGTGGCCTCGATCCACGCGAGGATCGGCGCTCCGCTCGGCAAGTGGGCGCGGGCGGGCGCCGCGGCCTTCGCGATCATCGTCGTCGTCGCGGGGTTCGTCGACGGGATCCTCCCGTTCACGCGCCTGGAGGAGGACCCCCTCTTCACCCTGTCGTCTCAGATCCACGATCGCACCACGTCCCCCGACGTCCTCGTCGTCGGCCTCGCCTCGGCAAGTACGGGCCACGCGGTGACGCTCGAGTCGATGACCTTCTTCGGGCAGCGCGTCGCGGTGCTGAGCCGCGAGGACGCAGAGTTCGACGGGAGGCTTCGGGACTACCAGACGCGCGGGTTTGCGATCGTGAGCTACGCGAGCGGGCGCGTGGGTGAATTGGAGGTCAGGAGACCCTGA
- a CDS encoding DUF4149 domain-containing protein, with protein sequence MRLVAALHDLSLAFLTGGLAGVFVAVDMLFDRAPSREIAGQVGVAIFGRIGPSSLALAAILLGARIALHGAERPGGARRVSLVLALVIAASCAAAALYLTPRMSAIWIAGAHAGDGAGLTGDDRSRFLAMHIASNLAYLAAMISGAAMLALRAFDRR encoded by the coding sequence ATGCGACTCGTCGCCGCGCTCCACGATCTCTCCCTCGCGTTCCTCACCGGCGGACTCGCCGGCGTCTTCGTCGCGGTCGACATGCTCTTCGATCGCGCGCCGAGCCGCGAGATCGCGGGGCAGGTCGGCGTCGCCATCTTCGGCAGGATCGGACCCTCGTCCCTCGCGCTCGCCGCCATTCTACTCGGCGCGAGGATCGCCCTTCACGGAGCCGAGCGGCCGGGCGGCGCCCGGCGCGTCTCCCTCGTCCTCGCGCTGGTCATCGCCGCCTCGTGCGCCGCCGCGGCCCTCTACCTCACCCCCCGCATGAGCGCGATCTGGATCGCCGGCGCGCATGCGGGCGACGGCGCCGGCCTCACCGGCGACGACCGGAGCCGGTTCCTCGCGATGCACATCGCGAGCAACCTCGCCTACCTCGCGGCCATGATCTCGGGGGCCGCGATGCTGGCTCTTCGCGCCTTCGATCGGCGCTGA